GGTGTCAACCACTCCTGGGCAAATTGCCCAGTTACATTAGACGAAACCGCTCATAAGGATTGCATTGGCGAAGCATCAATCTTTTGTAAGGACGCGCGGCTCCAGCCTTATAAAACATTGATGGATTGCTTACCGTCTCCTTATGCCGAATGTAGTCAACTGATCTTCTTCCCGAGTGCCATCCAAGAGGCCGCGGGAACTGGAGTCGGTCATGACGTTGTTTATGGTTCTTATGATGGTCAGTTTTCTGGCCGTCCTCGCCATGCTTTGGTGCTTCAGAGGTTTTACCCGCGAGCTGAAGCAGGGAAGGAAGCCGATCGGGCTGTTGGTGCGCGTGGATGATGGCGCAACAGCGCACAAGAGGATCGTGAGCGTCAAAGTTGTGCGTCCTGCGCCGCGATCCATCAAGCCCGCTGCCACCCCGGCTCGCGCCCGGGTTTCTAGCGCAGCCACGGTGATCGGGCTGGCCATCTTGTTGGGATCGCGCTGAAAAGCCGTACGCCCTTCATCCGGTGGATTTCTCCAGGATAGGCCCGCCTGCGCAGGATGGCGGGCGTCCTCTTACCACCATCGCCAGACGGAGATTCCCGCTCAGAGGCGTAGCCTGCGCGGTGATCACCAACGGCTGTCCTGCCCGCAGGCGACCTATAACCACTCCGAATAGCGATCATAAATAGTTTCAATTTCCCAACTGGATTCTTACGGGATAAGGTAGCGTCCAACTATTGCTGCGGCCAGCGAGTGCCCGAGAATCGGGGTCCGCTGGCCATAGTCAATCGGAGGGATGCATGAAAAGACGTATGTTGGCTGGTCTTGCGGTCGTCCTTGCGTTGTCATCAGTGGTCGCGGCGCAGAGAAGCACCAAGCCCGGCCCGGCAACGGGAATGAAAGTGTTCGCCATCTCGGGCGAGGTTCGCGATAACGGAAAGTCCCTTATCAGCGACGAGATCAACAAGTGGACCGTGGACAACGCAGACACTCTCAAAGGCCGGGAGGGCGCCTACCTCACAGTGCGGTGCCACGTGGACCCAGACAAGCACACGATTCACGTGATTTCGATCAATCCTCAGATGGAAGCGCGCACTACCCGGCTCGGGGACTCGGCTTTCCGGCGCTAGCGCCGGGCAAACTCCTGCGTAAGCGGGGCCGGCCAATATTCTTTGTTGGTCTTAAGGCCTTAGCTCGCTTGCTGTTTTCGCCAGCCAAGCGTCTTTCCCGCAACCACCGTTCATTCCGCGTGCGTCAATCCGCCTTTACAAAACATTTACGTTTTCCCAATTCCTTCCTTATGCCTGATCTTGTGCAATGACTCTTGCGCGCTGCTCTCACCTTTGAGAATAGCGAGCAGGATGTGGGCAATGCTTCTTTCAGGCTTCATCATTGGTTGCGCCGCTTTAGCGACTCCGTTCCTGCTGTGGTGCCTTCTGGGTTTTTCCCAAGAACTACGCCGTTACCAGGGCAGCGCTGCTTCCCTGGTGTGCGTCGAGCGCTGGGCCCCTTCGCGCTTCAGCTATGGCGGCCATGTTGTCGAAATCACACGGACACGAAAGCGAACCGCGCGAGCATCCAAGCAGCAGGCTCCTGGAACCCCGCCAGGCCGTTCCGCTTGACTTCAGTATGGCGCTCTCGCCAACAAATATCGCTCAGCGATGGGACGTTGGTGGAAAGTTGCGCCGCGAGACAGAGTCAACACACGTTTCTTACAGAAAGGTTGGCATTCATCATGAAAACGAGACAAAGGCGATGTGCGGCCACCAGTGCCTGCGCTGTCGCCATTCTGATCGCAATTTGCTTGTGCACGGTCGCTCCACGTGTTCATGCCCAGACCACAGTGGCTGACAACAAAGCGGCTGGCTTGCCCGCCGCTTCTTCCAGCTCTGTTGCTGCAGCGCCGGGCGCGCCCAACACGAATGCTGAAGTTCTGGAAGAACTCGCAAGGATGCGGGCGCGCATTCAGGAACTGGAGGCCATGCTCAAAGCCCAGGGTGTTTCCACTGCTGCCGGGACACCGTCAAATTCGCCGTCGCCTGCGAGGGACGCGAATTTTGTAAGCGTGTCCGCAGCGCGTCCTGCGTCGCCCAGCATTGCTCCCCAGGCGGCCACGCCGGAAGTCAAGAAACCGGCCGACCCGTTCGCCTTCGCCGACTTCACCTGGCTCAACGGCAACGCGCGCACCAAAGAAGCGGCTTTCGATTCAAAATTCTTTACGCCGGAAATCCGCGCAGACGTTGATTACATCTACGACTTCAACCATCCTTCCGATAACACCATCGGCGGATCGAGCGAAGTGTTTCGCGCCAATGAGTTCCAACTCACACAGTTGGGCGTGGGCGGCGACTTTCACTATGACAACGTGCGCGCCCGCCTGATGACCCAGTTTGGCATGTACTCGGTCACCACGCCGCGCAATGACGCCAGTCCCGGACGCGGCCAGTGGGACCTGGCTGGCGCTTACCGCTATATTTCCGAGGCCTACGGCGGGTATCACTTCAACGTGATGCATGGAATCAACGTGGACGCCGGCATCTTCATGTCGTACGTTGGATTGTTCAGCTACTACAACTTCGACAACTGGGCCTACCAGCCTTCGTATGTATCTTCCAACACGCCCTGGTTCTTCAATGGACTCCGGGTGCAGTTTTTCCCCACGGACAAACTGAAGATCGAACCGTGGCTCACCAACGGATGGCAGTCCTACGGCAGGTTCAACCACCGGCCGGGTGTCGGCGGCCAGATCCTGTGGCGTCCAAACGGGAAGTGGTCCATTCTCGGCAACCAGTACGCTCTGGGCAGGGACGCATTGGGCGTGTCTGGCCGCACCCGCTGGCACACTGACGACAGCATTCAATACAAGTATTACGACCGCCCGGACAACTTCATCAGCAAGGCAGCATTCTCCCTTACCGGTGATGCCGGCTGCGAAAGTGGCGGCGGCGTAAGCTGCTTCGGCAACGGCAAGAGCGGTCCCAAGCAGAGCTTTCTGGGCTACATGATCTACAACCGGCTTTGGTTCCACAAAGACCTGTACGCTGTGACCTTGGGCGGCGGGGCCATCAACAATCCCGGACGTTACTTGGTGCTGCTGCCGCCCATCAACGGCGCAACGGCCTTCTCCGGGACGCCCTACTTCACCGAGAGCCCCGGTGATCCCTACAAAGCCTGGGACGCGTCCGCGACCTTTGACTGGATGCCCAGCCAATACATTACGTTCCGCTCGGAGTACAACCATCGCGCGGCCAATGTGCCGTACTTCTCCGGCTCCGGCGGAATCACCCCTGCGGGCGGAAACCAGGGCGCGCCCGGCTCCTTGGTCACCGGTTTCACCCCCGATCTGCGCAAGCGGGAAAACCGGCTGAACATGGCCATTCTGGTTAAATTCTGATTCTTAAGACGAGTGGACGGCAGCGTCTTTATAAAACATTTATGTTTCCAGAAAGTTTTTGCGGGTATTGCAGTTGCAAACCATTTAACTTGGTTCGCCAGATGGTAACGCCATCTCGAGCCAAGTTATGCATTCACAATTCACGCTTTCTCGTTTTGTCTACTGGAGTCTGGCCATGCTAATGCTATCGGGATTTGGCTTGATCGGCACGCCGATGCACGCGCAAAGCTCCGGCTCCTCTGATTCGGAAGTCCAGCAGCTTCGCGAACTGGTGCTCAAACTGCAATCGCGGATTGAACAGCTCGAGAAAAATCAGGCTTCCAATCCTCAACCGGCCAAAGAAACTGCCGTCACTCCAAGCCAACCGGCCGCAGCAAAGCCTGACGGCCAGTCCATCGCCAAGGAAGACCGCGCGGTGCTCGATTTCTTTCGCGGTACAACCATCAACGGCTCGCTGGACGGCTACTACGCTTACAACTTCAACCAGCCGATCGGCCGCGTCAACCTCCTCCGCGCTTACGACGTGAGCAGCAACAGCTTCAGTCTGAACCAGGCCAATCTGATCATTGAGCGCGCGCCGGACCTTGACGCCAAGCGGCGCTACGGCGTGCGGCTGGATTTCCAGTATGGCCAGGCGACGGAAACCTTGCAGGGCAGCGCCGCCAACGAACTGCGGCCGCAGACTTACCGTCCGCTGTTCCAGGCTTACGGGACGTACGTGTTCCCCGTGGGCAGCGGCCTTACCGTTGATTTCGGCAAGTGGGCCAGCGCGCTGGGATTTGAGAACAACTACACCAAAGACCAGATCAATTACTCGCGTTCCTATTACTTCAATTTTCTGCCGTTCTACCACATGGGTTTCCGGGCCGGTTACAACCTCAGTCCGAAAATCAATTTCACTTACTGGCTGGTGAACGGCGCGCAGCAAACCGAAGACTTCAACGGCTTCAAATCGCAAGCGTTTATCTTCACCGTGAAGCCGCGCAGCACCGTCTCCTGGAACCTGAACTACTATTTTGGCCAGGAGCAGCGCGACGTGCTGGCGGTCTTGAATCCCGGCTTGCCCGCGGGTCCAACCCAGCCTGGACTGCCGGTAGCGAACATCACTCCCACGCCCAACGGACGCCAGCACATCCTGGACACATACGTCAGTTGGAACGCGACGTCGAAATTGACATTGGGGGCAGAAGCCGACTACGTGATCAACCGGGTGTTCAGCAGCTCCGCGCCTGCGCGGGTGACTGGCGGCGCCGCGTACGTTCGTTATCAATTCACGCCTAAGTTCGCGCTGGCCGCGCGCGGCGAGTACCTGTCCGACCGCGGCGGCCTGTTCAGCGGCGTGACCCAGGCGCTCAAGGAATCCACGGCCACGGCGGAATACAAGTTTGCCGACGGTTTCCTGGCGCGCATGGAATGGCGCCGCGATTTCTCCAATCAACCATTCTTCCTTACCGACGTACCGAACGTGCTGAAGAAGGAACAAAACACCGCCACGTTGGGCCTGATCTGGTGGTTTGGCCAGAAGCAAGGCTCCTGGTAGGCGCTTTGATGAGGTCTGCAAATGTTTGACCTGTTGATGATTGTCTTCACGTTTGTGTTCTTTACCGTCGCCATCGCCTATACGGTCGCGTGCGACAAGCTGAAGTAGAGGCCAACTATGAACCTCGAAAACATTTTGATGCTGGCCATCACCGCGTTGCTGATGGTCTACCTGATCTACGCGCTGCTGCGTCCGGAGAAATTCTGATGACGCTCAACGGTTGGTTGCAAATCCTGTTCTTCTTTGTCGTGGTTCTTCTCGTGGCCAAGCCCATGGGGATTTTCATGACCAAGGTCTTCTCCCGCGAGCGCACCTTCCTGGACCCGGTCATGCGCCCGGTGGAGAAGCTGCTCTACAAGCTCACCCGCGTGGATGAAGACCGCGAGATGCGCTGGACGGAATACTCCATCGCCATGCTGCTGTTCAGCGGCGTCTCCATGCTGGTGCTGTACCTGCTGGAACGCACGCAACAATGGCTGCCGCTCAACCCGCAGAAGTTCGCGGCGGTCGCGCCCGATCTGGCCTTCAACACTGCTGCTTCCTTCACCACCAACACCAACTGGCAGTTCTATACCGGCGAGCAGGTGATGAGCTACCTCACGCAGATGGCGGGGCTGGCCTATCACAACTTTGCCTCCGCCGCCGTTGGCATGGCGCTGGCCGTGGCTTTCATCCGCGGCATTGCGCGCCGCGAAAAAGACACCCTGGGCAACTTCTGGGTGGACACAACGCGTGCGGCTTTGTGGGTGCTGGTACCGATTTCGTTAGTGGCCGCTCTGCTGCTGGTCTCGCAAGGCGTGATTCAAAACTTCAAGCCCTACGACACCGTAAAGCTGGTTGAGCCGCAACAGGTCCAGAAAACCGGTCAGGACGGCAAGCCGGTCGTGGACAAAGACGGCAAACCGGTGATGGACACCGTCACCGACCAGGTCATCGCGCAGGGTCCGTTTGCCTCCCAGGAGGCCATCAAGGAACTGGGCACCAACGGCGGCGGCCCTCTGAACGCCAACAGCGCGCATCCGTTTGAGAACCCCACGCCGTTCAGCAATTTTTTGGAGATGGTGCTGATCTTCGCCATCCCGGCCGGCCTCACCTACACCCTGGGGCGTATGACCGGATCGCAGAAGCACGGCTGGGCGGTGTTCGCGGCCATGGCTGTGCTGTTCTTTGCCGGCGTGACCACTGCGTACTGGGCGGAAACCCGGGGAAATCCTCTGCTGGCAGGAGTGAATCAGCAGAGTTCGGCGATGCAGCCCGGCGGCAACATGGAAGGCAAGGAAGTCCGCTTCGGCATGGCCAACTCCGCCCTGTTTGCCACCGTCACCACCGACGCCAGCTGCGGCGCGGTCAACGGTATGCATGATTCCTTCACCCCGCTGGGCGGCATGGTGCCGCTGGTCAACATCATGCTGGGTGAGATTGTCTTTGGCGGCGTGGGCGCCGGCATGTACGGAATCCTGATTTTTGTTGTGGTGTCCGTCTTCATTGCTGGCCTCATGGTCGGCCGCACGCCCGAATATCTGGGCAAAAAGATCGAAAGCTATGACGTGAAGATGGCCATGCTGTACGTGCTCATCTTCCCGCTGGCGATCCTGGTGCTGTCGGCGCTGTCGTCCCTGCTGCCTTCGGGACTTGCGACGCTGAACAACGGCGGGCCGCACGGGCTGTCAGAGATCCTTTACGCGTTCACCTCCGGCACGGGGAACAACGGTTCCGCCTTCGCCGGCCTGGGCGGCAACCGCTGGTACAACCTGGCAATGGGGTTCACCATGCTCATCGGCCGCTTTCTGATGATCGTGCCCATGCTGGCGGTGGCCGGCAGCCTGGCCAAGAAGAAGATTGTTCCGCCTTCGCCGGGGACGTTCCCGGTGACCACTCCGCTGTTCACCGTGCTGCTGGTGAGCGTGATTTTGATCGTCGGCGCGCTGACCTTCTTCCCGGCGCTGAGCCTGGGACCGGTCCTGGAACACCTGCTGATGCATGCAGGAAAGACTTTCTAAGGGGAGCAATCGAATGGCGGCAAGAACAAAATCAAAATCGCTGTGGGACGTAAAAATCGTCCGCCAGGCGCTGCTGGACTCGCTGGTCAAGCTGGACCCGCGCAAAATGATGCGAAATCCCGTGATGTTTGTGGTGGAAGTGGGCAGCGTGGTCACCACCGTGCTCTTGGTGCGTGACGCCATGGCCCACAAGCCGGGATTCGGCTTTGATCTGCAGATCACGCTGTGGTTGTGGTTCACCGTGCTGTTTGCAAATTTTGCTGAAGCCATGGCCGAAGGCCGCGGCAAAGCGCAGGCGGAAACGCTGCGTCGCGCCAAGTCAGAAACCGTGGCCAACCGGCTGCTCGCGAGCGGCCGAACCGAGCGCATTCCGGGATCGCAATTGCGGCTCGGCGACCTGGTGCTGGTTGTCGCCGGCGAAACCATTCCCGGCGACGGTGAAATCGTGGAAGGCGTGGCTTCCGTGGACGAATCGGCCATCACCGGCGAATCCGCGCCGGTCATCCGCGAAGCCGGCGGTGATCGCTCCGCCGTCACCGGTGGCACGCGCGTTCTATCCGACCAGATCAAAGTGAAGATCACGTCCAACCCCGGGGAAACGTTCCTGGACCGCATGATCGCTCTGGTGGAAGGCGCCGAGCGGCAGAAGACGCCGAATGAAATTGCGCTCAACATCCTGCTCGCCGGGCTGACCGTGATCTTCCTGCTCGCCGTGGTCACGCTGCAGCCGTTCGCGATGTACTCCGGCGCGAAGCAGACGATCTTTGTCCTGGTCTCGCTGCTGGTCTGCTTGATTCCCACCACCATTGGCGCATTGCTCTCGGCCATCGGCATCGCCGGCATGGACCGCCTGGTGCAGCACAACGTGCTCGCCATGTCCGGACGCGCCGTGGAAGCCGCGGGTGACGTTAACACGCTGCTGCTGGACAAGACCGGCACCATTACGCTGGGCAACCGCCAAGCCACGGACTTTGTCGCCGCGCCGGGCGTGAGCAATGATCAGCTTGCCGACGCGGCGCAGCTTTCGTCGCTGCCCGATGAAACTCCGGAAGGCCGTTCGATTGTCGTCCTGGCCAAAGAGAAATACGGGCTGCGCGGCCGCGACCTGGCTGCGTCACAAGCCGTGTTCGTACCTTTCAGCGCG
This region of Terriglobia bacterium genomic DNA includes:
- a CDS encoding porin; amino-acid sequence: MRARIQELEAMLKAQGVSTAAGTPSNSPSPARDANFVSVSAARPASPSIAPQAATPEVKKPADPFAFADFTWLNGNARTKEAAFDSKFFTPEIRADVDYIYDFNHPSDNTIGGSSEVFRANEFQLTQLGVGGDFHYDNVRARLMTQFGMYSVTTPRNDASPGRGQWDLAGAYRYISEAYGGYHFNVMHGINVDAGIFMSYVGLFSYYNFDNWAYQPSYVSSNTPWFFNGLRVQFFPTDKLKIEPWLTNGWQSYGRFNHRPGVGGQILWRPNGKWSILGNQYALGRDALGVSGRTRWHTDDSIQYKYYDRPDNFISKAAFSLTGDAGCESGGGVSCFGNGKSGPKQSFLGYMIYNRLWFHKDLYAVTLGGGAINNPGRYLVLLPPINGATAFSGTPYFTESPGDPYKAWDASATFDWMPSQYITFRSEYNHRAANVPYFSGSGGITPAGGNQGAPGSLVTGFTPDLRKRENRLNMAILVKF
- a CDS encoding porin, which codes for MLMLSGFGLIGTPMHAQSSGSSDSEVQQLRELVLKLQSRIEQLEKNQASNPQPAKETAVTPSQPAAAKPDGQSIAKEDRAVLDFFRGTTINGSLDGYYAYNFNQPIGRVNLLRAYDVSSNSFSLNQANLIIERAPDLDAKRRYGVRLDFQYGQATETLQGSAANELRPQTYRPLFQAYGTYVFPVGSGLTVDFGKWASALGFENNYTKDQINYSRSYYFNFLPFYHMGFRAGYNLSPKINFTYWLVNGAQQTEDFNGFKSQAFIFTVKPRSTVSWNLNYYFGQEQRDVLAVLNPGLPAGPTQPGLPVANITPTPNGRQHILDTYVSWNATSKLTLGAEADYVINRVFSSSAPARVTGGAAYVRYQFTPKFALAARGEYLSDRGGLFSGVTQALKESTATAEYKFADGFLARMEWRRDFSNQPFFLTDVPNVLKKEQNTATLGLIWWFGQKQGSW
- the kdpF gene encoding K(+)-transporting ATPase subunit F translates to MNLENILMLAITALLMVYLIYALLRPEKF
- the kdpA gene encoding potassium-transporting ATPase subunit KdpA; translation: MTLNGWLQILFFFVVVLLVAKPMGIFMTKVFSRERTFLDPVMRPVEKLLYKLTRVDEDREMRWTEYSIAMLLFSGVSMLVLYLLERTQQWLPLNPQKFAAVAPDLAFNTAASFTTNTNWQFYTGEQVMSYLTQMAGLAYHNFASAAVGMALAVAFIRGIARREKDTLGNFWVDTTRAALWVLVPISLVAALLLVSQGVIQNFKPYDTVKLVEPQQVQKTGQDGKPVVDKDGKPVMDTVTDQVIAQGPFASQEAIKELGTNGGGPLNANSAHPFENPTPFSNFLEMVLIFAIPAGLTYTLGRMTGSQKHGWAVFAAMAVLFFAGVTTAYWAETRGNPLLAGVNQQSSAMQPGGNMEGKEVRFGMANSALFATVTTDASCGAVNGMHDSFTPLGGMVPLVNIMLGEIVFGGVGAGMYGILIFVVVSVFIAGLMVGRTPEYLGKKIESYDVKMAMLYVLIFPLAILVLSALSSLLPSGLATLNNGGPHGLSEILYAFTSGTGNNGSAFAGLGGNRWYNLAMGFTMLIGRFLMIVPMLAVAGSLAKKKIVPPSPGTFPVTTPLFTVLLVSVILIVGALTFFPALSLGPVLEHLLMHAGKTF
- the kdpB gene encoding potassium-transporting ATPase subunit KdpB, with the translated sequence MAARTKSKSLWDVKIVRQALLDSLVKLDPRKMMRNPVMFVVEVGSVVTTVLLVRDAMAHKPGFGFDLQITLWLWFTVLFANFAEAMAEGRGKAQAETLRRAKSETVANRLLASGRTERIPGSQLRLGDLVLVVAGETIPGDGEIVEGVASVDESAITGESAPVIREAGGDRSAVTGGTRVLSDQIKVKITSNPGETFLDRMIALVEGAERQKTPNEIALNILLAGLTVIFLLAVVTLQPFAMYSGAKQTIFVLVSLLVCLIPTTIGALLSAIGIAGMDRLVQHNVLAMSGRAVEAAGDVNTLLLDKTGTITLGNRQATDFVAAPGVSNDQLADAAQLSSLPDETPEGRSIVVLAKEKYGLRGRDLAASQAVFVPFSAQTRMSGVDLDGRSIRKGAADAIEKHLLANGGAFPNEVRAAVETIARAGGTPLVVSENRRALGVIQLKDIVKGGIRERFAQLRAMGIRTVMITGDNPLTAAAIAREAGVDDFLAQATPKDKMDLIRREQADGKLVAMTGDGTNDAPALAQADVGVAMNTGTQAAKEAGNMVDLDSNPTKLLEIVEIGKQLLMTRGSLTTFSIANDVAKYFAIIPAMFAGTFPVLNALNIMRLATPQSAILSAVIFNALIIVALIPLALRGVQYRAMSADALLRRNLLIYGAGGVIVPFIGIKMIDLIIRAVGLA